In the genome of Anabaena cylindrica PCC 7122, the window CATTCTCAGTAAGTACCAAAGGTGATTTTTATGGTAAGACGAGAATTTGACTATATTAGAGAATGTGGGAAAGTCAATAGTACCTCTGCCAAACCAGTATTTAGTATTCTATTAATTGGTGGAGCAGAAGGAGGAAGATCTGGAGAAGAGGCAGCCACTGAATGGTTTCTTAACAAAGCAGATCGAGGTAACTATTTAGTTCTTCGTTCCGGTGGAATTGGCAGACAAGCTGATTGGATTTGTGATCATTATAGAGATTTGATTACTTCATCTGCTGAACTTTCTATTGATAGTCGGGAAGCAGCCAATGATCCGAAAGTTATCGAATACATCCGCGAAGCTGATGCTCTATTTATAGCTGGTGGTGATCAGAATGCCTATGAAGATTATTGGGAAGGTACAGCCGTAGAAGATGCAATTAATTTTTTGATTAATGAAAAAAAAGTTCCTGTTGCTGGAACCAGTGCCGGTATGGCGATTTTGGGAGATTATTATTATGCACCTTCCCATCGAGGAGTACAGAGTTCAGAAATTTTAAATGATCCTTTTCACCACAACACAAAGGATATTTATCGCAATGACTTTATTAAAGTCCCATTTCTTAAAAATGTAATTACTGACACGCATTTAGACCGACTTAATAAAAATCATTCGGAAACAAGATATGGGAGACTTTTTGGATTACTGGCTAGAGTTGTTCATGATAGCAATCAACTTTCAGTTTTTGCTATTGGTTTAGAAGAAGGTGCATTTGTTGCCATTGATGAAAAAGGAATTGCTAAGGTATTTGGCAATGGTTCAGGTAAAGGAGAAGATGCCTATTTTCTGAAAACTAACGGTATAGTCCCAGAACAGATGAAACATAATTTACCCTTAGTTTGGAATAATAACGGAAAAGCTGTTAAAGCTTATAAAATTGCAGGCACACCAGCAGGAAGCGGACAATTTGACCTCAACAATTGGTCAACTGCTGCTGGAGGAACTTGGGAATACTGGTTTACCACTGGTGGAAGCGCTGGTTTCAAAAGAAACCCAATCAATTAGTCTGAAAATCTTGGATTTGTAGAAGTACGTCAGACAGGTTCTCATAAACAGTTTCGTCATGAAGACGCTAGAGGAACAACTGTTCCATTTCACCAACTTTGCTACGGAAGATTGCGAGTGACATCAATTTAACAGTTGACGAAATGCTGGAAGCTTGCTGATATATAGCCCTACCTTTCGCAGTAGTCGCAGAAAATCATAATCTCTTTCTTCCTCTTTGCGCCTCTGCGCCTCTGCGTGAGACATCCATAATTCCACAACACCAAAAAATAAATAAACTTTAAGCGATCGCACTCCCATCTCCCACATCACGTTATCATCGGGTATTGTGCCATAATCTGTGCCTAAACTCTCAGCATCTACCATGACGACTCCGACACCAGAACCCAATCAACCTAATACACCTCTTAGCGATACAAATCTGGTAGAAGACCGCAGCAAGCTGAGTAAGATGTATCAGCATTATGTAGAAATGAAGGATAAATATCCTCATGCGTTGCTGCTATATCGCGTCGGTGATTTTTTTGAAACTTTTTTCCAAGATGCTGTCACAGTCTCCAGAGAACTAGAATTAGTTTTAACCAGTAAACACGGTGGTGAACTTGGTCGCGTCGCTATGACCGGTGTACCCCACCACGCTTGGGAACGCTACACAACCCTGCTGGTAGAAAAAGGTTACGCTGTGGTGATTTGTGACCAAGTGGAAGACTCTGCTGATGCTATTGGTTTGGTAAAACGCGAAGTAACCCGCATCCTCACACCAGGGACTTTGCTAGAAGAAGGGATGCTCAAAGCAAGTCGTAATAATTACCTTGCTGCTGTGGTAATTGCGGCTAATCATTGGGGTTTAGCTTACGCAGATATATCAACTGGGGAATTTCTCACCTGTCAAGGTAGCGATTTAGAAAATCTTACTCAAGAACTAATGCGCTTGCAACCTTCCGAGGTACTATTTCCCACCAACGCCCCAGATTTAGGTACTTTACTGCGTCCTGGGGAAACTTCCCCATCCCTTCCCCAATGTTTACCACCCACATTTTGCTATAGTTTGCGATCGCAACTTCCCTTTTCCCAAGCAGAAGCTAGAAGTAAATTATTGCAGAAATTCAAAGTGCGATCGCTTGAAGGTTTAGGATGTGAACATCTCCCCCTCGCTGTTCGCGCTGCTGGTGGACTATTGGAATATATCGAAGATACTCAAAAAGAAAATACCGTTTTTCTGCAACTATTACACACCTATACCCTGACCGATTATCTCATCGTTGACCACCAAACCCGACGCAACCTAGAAATTACCCAAACCGTCCGCGATGGCACATTTCACGGTTCTTTATTATGGGCTTTAAACAGAACTAGTACTGCAATGGGTGGACGGGCTTTAAGAAGATGGTTGTTACAACCGCTACTTGATATTAAAGGGATTAAATCACGCCAAGATACTATTCAAGAATTAGTTACAAATACCCCTCTCCGTCAAGATTTACGGCAGTTATTACGGCAAATCTACGATTTAGAACGTTTAACAGGTCGCGCAGGTTCAGGGAGAGCCAATGCACGGGATTTAGTCGCTTTAGCTGATTCTCTCTCCCGGTTACCAGAATTATCATATCTAGCATCAGAGGCGCAATCCCCATTTCTCAAAGCTTTGCAAAAAGTACCCGCTGTACTGGAAGAATTAGCTAAAAAATTACAACTTCATATCGTAGAATCACCACCTATTTATCTCAAAGAAGGTGGTTTAATTCGTCCGGGGATAAATCCACAGTTGGATGAAAGAAAAGCGACTGTGGAAGGTGATCAACAATGGATTGCAAATTTAGAAGTTGATGAAAGGGTGAGAACGGGAATTCCAAATTTGAAGGTGGGATTTAATAAAACTTTTGGTTATTACATTAGTATTTCGCGTTCTAAATCTGACCAAGTTCCAGATAATTACATCCGTAAGCAAACTCTGACAAATGAGGAACGTTACATCACTCCTGATTTGAAGGAACGAGAAGCGCGAATTCTCACAGCTAGGGATGATTTAAATCAGTTGGAATATGAGATTTTTGCAGCTTTGCGGGAAGAGGTGGGTAGTCATGCGGAAATAATTCGGAATATTTCCCGTGCGGTAGCGGCTGTGGATGTGTTGTGTGGTTTGGCAGAATTGGCTGTACATCAAGGTTACTGTCGTCCTGAAATGCTTGCAGGGCGAGAGATTGAGGTTGTTGATGGTCGTCACCCAGTGGTGGAACAGTCTTTACCTGCTGGGTTTTTTGTGCCTAATTCTACGGGGTTGGGTGGAGAAACGAACCGCGAAGGCGCAGAGGACACGGAGGGGGAGAAGCCTGATTTAGTGATTTTGACGGGGCCAAATGCTAGTGGGAAGAGTTGTTATTTAAGACAGGTGGGGTTAATTCAGTTGATGGCGCAGGTGGGGAGTTTTGTGCCGGCTCGGTCTGCTAGGCTGGGAGTGTGCGATCGCATTTTTACCCGTGTCGGTGCTGTGGATGATTTAGCAACTGGTCAATCTACCTTTATGGTGGAGATGAATGAAACTGCAAATATCCTCAATCATGCAACTGCTAAATCGTTGGTTTTGTTAGATGAAATTGGTCGCGGAACTGCAACTTTTGACGGTTTATCAATAGCTTGGGCTGTGGCAGAATATTTAGCAGTAGAAATTCAATCAAGGACTATTTTTGCTACCCATTATCATGAGTTAAATGAACTAGCTAGTATTGTTCCTAATGTGGCTAATTATCAAGTTACAGTTAAAGAATTACCTGACCAAATTATCTTTTTGCATCAAGTTCAACCAGGTGGTGCTGATAAATCCTATGGTATCGAAGCCGGAAGATTAGCCGGCTTACCAGCAGTGGTAATAAAGCGGGCAAAACAAGTAATGGGACAAATAGAAAAACACAGTAAAATTGCAATGGGTTTGCGTGAAGGACTTTAATTATTTCATGTAAGAGACTAAATCAATAACTGTGTATGAATTACTCATCGCTAAATGCTTATAAACAGAAGATTCTTAACGATTTCAACAACCGCCTAAACTACGAGAATGAGTTTCATAGACGAGCTGCCTCTCGATTAGTAGAATTAGCAAAATTACAACCAGGTCAGAAAGTTTTAGATGTCGCTACTGGCACAGGTCTAGCGGCTATTGCTGCGGCTCAAATTGTTGGTTCTACGGGTCATGTTTTGGGAACTGACTTTGCTTTGGGAATGTTGCAGCAAGCCCAGCAAAAAGTTGCAGCTTTAGGATTGACTAATATCATGTTTGATACAGTGGATGCAGATGAGCAAGAATTTGAGGAGAGGCAATTTGATGCTATTATGTGTTCATCTGCGATCGCCTACTTCACAGATATTCCCACATCACTTTGTCGATGGCATAATGCTCTAAAACCAGGCGGAATTGTCGCATTTTCCTGCCTTGCAGAAACCTCTCCAACCGCATCTGTTTTGTTTCGGGCAGTAGTTCAAAAATACGGTATCACTATCCCAAATCCTAATGAATTACTCGGAACACATCAGAAGTGTTACCAAATACTGGAAACAATTGGCTTTGAAGAGATCGAAATTACAACTGAGCAATTAGGCTTCTACTTGCAAGATGCTGAGATTGCGTGGAATGGTAATGCTAAGAGTGCATTTGGGCTTCAGGATGTGAAAATATCAGAGGAAGAATTAGAGCGTTGTCAGCAAGAATACTTTACAGAAATAAATAAAGCTGCAACTAAAGAAGGCTATTGGAATGATGTCACATTTTTCTTTGTAACAGCCCATAAAGCCAGTGAAGCGATAACATAATAACCCCAATGCACTTCTACTTAAGGTAGCTTCACCACCTAGTTTTACTAATCGAATATTTAGGAACGCAGAAAACAAGATGAAATCCGTAACGCACCATGATCAAAGGCTTGGTGCGTTACCCTATCGTTCTAAGCATAGCCATGCCCAATAACAGATAGTACAGCCTGTTAGAAAAAATTGCTAATAGTGCCTATGATCTTTCATCAAATCTTTATTTATACTTTATTTTTCAGAAATGTATTCCTATTGACAGAATAAATGTTACAAATTAAACAAATTATTCTAATGAAAATTTTATAACATTTATGCTAACTAAAATAATTAATCAAAAATATATAAAAAAAATACAAAAAATACAAAAAAATAACTTAGATTTATAGGTGGCAAGCAGATTTTTTTTAGTAATGTATTAATGAATTTGGCGTTAATCATGACAAAAAAACTTGTATTATCGAGCAACCGCTAATCAAATCA includes:
- a CDS encoding cyanophycinase; its protein translation is MVRREFDYIRECGKVNSTSAKPVFSILLIGGAEGGRSGEEAATEWFLNKADRGNYLVLRSGGIGRQADWICDHYRDLITSSAELSIDSREAANDPKVIEYIREADALFIAGGDQNAYEDYWEGTAVEDAINFLINEKKVPVAGTSAGMAILGDYYYAPSHRGVQSSEILNDPFHHNTKDIYRNDFIKVPFLKNVITDTHLDRLNKNHSETRYGRLFGLLARVVHDSNQLSVFAIGLEEGAFVAIDEKGIAKVFGNGSGKGEDAYFLKTNGIVPEQMKHNLPLVWNNNGKAVKAYKIAGTPAGSGQFDLNNWSTAAGGTWEYWFTTGGSAGFKRNPIN
- the mutS gene encoding DNA mismatch repair protein MutS, which encodes MTTPTPEPNQPNTPLSDTNLVEDRSKLSKMYQHYVEMKDKYPHALLLYRVGDFFETFFQDAVTVSRELELVLTSKHGGELGRVAMTGVPHHAWERYTTLLVEKGYAVVICDQVEDSADAIGLVKREVTRILTPGTLLEEGMLKASRNNYLAAVVIAANHWGLAYADISTGEFLTCQGSDLENLTQELMRLQPSEVLFPTNAPDLGTLLRPGETSPSLPQCLPPTFCYSLRSQLPFSQAEARSKLLQKFKVRSLEGLGCEHLPLAVRAAGGLLEYIEDTQKENTVFLQLLHTYTLTDYLIVDHQTRRNLEITQTVRDGTFHGSLLWALNRTSTAMGGRALRRWLLQPLLDIKGIKSRQDTIQELVTNTPLRQDLRQLLRQIYDLERLTGRAGSGRANARDLVALADSLSRLPELSYLASEAQSPFLKALQKVPAVLEELAKKLQLHIVESPPIYLKEGGLIRPGINPQLDERKATVEGDQQWIANLEVDERVRTGIPNLKVGFNKTFGYYISISRSKSDQVPDNYIRKQTLTNEERYITPDLKEREARILTARDDLNQLEYEIFAALREEVGSHAEIIRNISRAVAAVDVLCGLAELAVHQGYCRPEMLAGREIEVVDGRHPVVEQSLPAGFFVPNSTGLGGETNREGAEDTEGEKPDLVILTGPNASGKSCYLRQVGLIQLMAQVGSFVPARSARLGVCDRIFTRVGAVDDLATGQSTFMVEMNETANILNHATAKSLVLLDEIGRGTATFDGLSIAWAVAEYLAVEIQSRTIFATHYHELNELASIVPNVANYQVTVKELPDQIIFLHQVQPGGADKSYGIEAGRLAGLPAVVIKRAKQVMGQIEKHSKIAMGLREGL
- a CDS encoding class I SAM-dependent methyltransferase, encoding MNYSSLNAYKQKILNDFNNRLNYENEFHRRAASRLVELAKLQPGQKVLDVATGTGLAAIAAAQIVGSTGHVLGTDFALGMLQQAQQKVAALGLTNIMFDTVDADEQEFEERQFDAIMCSSAIAYFTDIPTSLCRWHNALKPGGIVAFSCLAETSPTASVLFRAVVQKYGITIPNPNELLGTHQKCYQILETIGFEEIEITTEQLGFYLQDAEIAWNGNAKSAFGLQDVKISEEELERCQQEYFTEINKAATKEGYWNDVTFFFVTAHKASEAIT